In bacterium, the DNA window GCCACTATAATGGGAGAAGAACAGAATTTCAGGTAAAAATCAGATTTTCTGGAAGTCTTGAATTCCACCCATCTGCAGTTTTCATCGCTATCGCCCATAAACGACCGGAAATCATCGACTATGGCCCGGATCCTTGCCGCTATTGATTTCAGTTCTATCAGAGGCGATGTCATGCTGCCTGATTTAGCAAGCCCTTCCGATTCAATCATATCAAATAAATTTTTCAGCATATCGCCGGCGGCTAAAAGTTTTGCGCACAGCTCTCTCATCAGGGGGACAGCGGAATCTATCCAGAAATCCGTGTTTAGAACATCATGATTGATCCTGAGCTTCTCTGTCTCAGAACTTGACTTGAAAAAATTCCTGAAAATCTTATTCAACTCCTCAAACAGGAATTTTATTTCTTTTTCAGTCCTGCCGATGTCTTTTATAAGTGTTTTCTGTATATGTTCGACAATACCCGTTTTTTTGCGTTTCCCCCCGTCCGGCATTGATGAGAGCGTTTTTTTGATAAACACCACAAGCCCCGATTTCCTGCCGCCGTGCCTTAACAGCCTGCCGAATATCTTGGACACCCGGAACCTGGATATCTCAATACCCATGTTTGAAGTCGCCACATCCTCGATATGATGGGCTTCGTCGATAATAATATTTTTGAAGTTCGGCAGTACCAGCGAGGTTTTATAATTTTCCGTTGTCTTCCGCAAAACAATATCCGTCATAAGAATATGATGGTTTACAACAATCAGGTTGGAGTAAGCCGCGCGGTTCCTCGACCTGTAAAAAAAACATTTTCCGTAATGAGGGCATTTTATCCTTAAACATTGGTCGGCTTCGCATTGAAACATTTCCCAGAGGGAATCTTTCGGCACGAAATCAAGATCCGATTTACTGCCGTCTGCGGTGGTCTCAGCCCATTTGAATATATCGGCTAACTCTTTTTCTCCATGTTCGCTGATTAATTTCATTTCTTTTTTCGCGCTGTCGCATTTTCTCAGGCACAGGTAATTTGTTCTTCCTTTAACAAGGCACCATTTGAATTTCATCCCCGTCATCCTGGACAGGTGGGGTATATCCTTGTAAAATAACTGTTCCTGAAGATTTATCGTATTTGTCGATATAACAACCCGTTCATTATTCAACAGGCTCCATACTATGGCGGGCAGCAGATAAGCAAAAGATTTTCCCGTTCCCGTTCCGGCCTCAACTAACCCTATTTTAGCTTCATTAAAGCAGCCGGAAACAAACTTAACCATTTCAACCTGTTCTTTCCTGTACTCATAATTATCAAGTTTTGAAGCTATGCTGCCGCCCGCGTTGAAAAAAGATATTAGTTCCCCGGCGCTGATAAGTTTTATTTTATCGGGAACAAACGCCTTCACAACCACATAAATTTTACCGACGCTGTTATCGGTAATATAAAAACCGTTTGCCCCGTCGGCTATCCGGGACGCCACATTTATATCTTCGGCCGAAGGCGTAAGGTTGCCCGAAGGATGATTATGCAGGACAACATCCCCGGGCCGAAGCATGCTTAGGACAGCGGGGACGGAAATCTTATTTCCCCTGGCCACTTCTACGGCCTCCTCTATCTTCCCTTCCGTTCCCGGCCTGCATATAAAAAAAACTTCATTGCCGTCGGTATCCGTTATAACATTCCGGATATATTCAGTCACTTGAGGTAAAATAAGCGTTTCAGGCGCGGCGTATTTCATATTAAAAACCCTTTTCTGTTTTTATCCGGATTGATACAATTAAGCGTTCAATACATTTATATACTATCAGAATCAGCTTAAAAAGAGGAATATATGCTTGAAACGGCAATCAAAGCGGCAAAAAAAGCCGGAAAACTGCAGCTGCAGAGCTTCGGTAAAAAAATAATAGTAGACGAAGAATTAAGATTCGACACAAAACTCGCGCTGGACAAAGAAAGCGAGCGGATAATCGTAGATACCATCTTCTCCGAATTTCCGAAGCACTCTATCTTAGCGGAAGAAAGCGGAACAACGGATAATGCGTCCGATTACACATGGATTATCGATCCGCTGGACGGGACAGCAAACTTTTCCAGAAACATACCGCAGTTCTGCGTTTCCATAGCTTTACTCCATAAAAGCGAAAAAATTCTCGGCGTTGTGTTCGACCCGGTGAGGGACGAACTGTTCCACGCCGAAAAAGGGAAAGGCGCTTTTTTAAACGGCGAAAAGATAAAAACGCGGCAGACAGGTAAAACCAATGAGCTTTTTGTGGTTTGCGGTTTTATGAAATCCGAAGAAACAATAAAAAAAGGACTTGTTATTTTCAATTCACTGATAACCAGGGTAAAAAAAATAAGGATAATGGGAGCGGCGGCCCTTGACCTCTGCTGGCTGGCCGCAGGGCGTTTTGACATTTATTTTGAATACGGAATAATGGACTGGGATATTGCCGCGGGCGAATTGATACTAAAAGAGGCCGGAGGCGATATCAAGGCAGACGCACTAGGCAATAACTCCTATAATGTTACAGCAACAAACGGCAAAATAAAACCCGGCGAATTCCCAAGTATCATCTAAATCAATATAGCCAGTATTTCATGGGTCTTTTTATCTTTAAACGGCTTAATAATATTACCCGCTACTTCTTTGCCGTCGACTATAAGGCTTTTGACTCCCTGATAACTGCCCTTGGGATTTCTTATCCTTATATGGTATGTCGCCCCCCGGAATTTTCTTTTTATCTCAAAGTTCTTCCATGTCGAAGGAATACACGGGTCTATAACAAGGCCTTCATATGCGGGTCTTACACCCAGTATCCATTCGCATGCTATCCTGTAATACCATGCAGCCGATCCCGTATACCAGGTCCAGCCGCCTTTTCCGAAATTTTCCGAATCAGGGCCGTCAACGTTACCGGGAGTAACATACGGCTCGCACTTATACAAATCGGGGTTTTCCCCCCTTCTTATAGGATTAAAACTGTTATACAGCCTGTAAGCCATATCAGGCCTTCTTGCCGCGCATTCAGCCTGAATTGCCCAGACACCGGCGTGCGTATACAGCCCGCCGTTCTCCCTGACACCGGGGGCATACCTCGTAAGATAACCGATTTTCGGGTTAGGGACATCATAGGCCGGATGGAAAAGAATCGGGCCGAATTCACGGTAAAGGTATTTTTCCATGGATGACAACATGGATTTACGCCTTTTTTTATCATCTTCTATCCCGTTTATTATCGCCCATGTCTGGGCATTGAGAAATATCTTTCCGCATTTTTCATTGCTGCTGCCCAATATATGCCGGCTGTCCGTAGTTGCGCGCCAGTACCACTTCCCGTCCCACCCGTATTTGTTCACCGCTTTTTTCAGCTTTGCGGCATTTCTCAACAGCATATCCGCTGTTTTTTTATCTTTCGCCATTTTTGCGACCGCGGCGAATTCATTCAGAACTCCGAAGAGAAAATGCCCCATCCATACGGATTCGCCTTTCCACTTGTCACCGCATGAACTTAAACCGTCATTCCAATCGCCTTCTCCTATCAGAGGCAAACCTCTCTTGCTCATCCTGGACAGGCTTTTTTTGATAGCTCTTAAACAATGTTCATAAAGGCTCGCTCTTCCGGAGTCTACAAAAGGCTCGCTTTTCTTAAGTATGCTGAAATCGGCTGTTTCTTTTAAATAATTGACCGTAACGAAAGGAAGCCATAAAAGATCGTCTGAAAATTCGGATTTCGGCCCCTTATTTTCAAGTGTATTCCACCAGTGATAAACTGTTCCTTCGCTGAACTGGTGTCTTGCGTGGTCAAGTATCCTTTCCTTTGTTTCTTCGGGCTCCAGAGGCAAAAATATCTGGCTGTCCTGGAGTTGGTCCCTGAAACCATAGGCGCCGCTTGATTGATAATAAGCCGCCCGCCCCCATATCCTGGCCGAAATAGCCTGATACTTCAACCAGATATTTGTCATAATATTCATATTATCATCGGGAGTCTTGATTTCAACCGGGCTCATAAGTTTTTTCCAGAAATCGCAAACAGCCCCCAGCGCCTTGTGAGCTTTTTTAGGGTTAATATATTTTTTGACGGTTTTAGATATTTCACCTTCCGATTTTTCCAAACCGAGAACAAATACGATTTCCTTTGTCTCATTCGGCTTCATTTCTATTTTTGACATGATAGACGCTATAGAATCATTCCACTTTCCGGTGGTTTTGGAAAGCCGCCCTTCTTTCACGGCTTTCGGCGCCATTACATTCCCGTACATCCCGATAAACTCTTCTTTATCGCCTTCATAACCTGAAACTACCGATGCCGTATGATAGCCTACATAATTCCATGTTGTATTCCACGGGGCTTCATCCTCTGAAATACCTCCCAGCCTTTTTTTAACGGTAAGGACCTTTGATGAGTTATCGAATTTTGTTTCCTGGAACAGCTTATGGAATTCCCTGTGGCAATCCGGCCACGCGCCGGTCAGCCATTCTACATAAGAAATCAGGCTGATTTTACGGGCGGAATTAGCTTTATTGTGAAGTTTTACAATCCATATCTCACAATTGTCGCCCTTGGGAACGAACACCCTCATTTCAGAATAGATGGAACACTTTTCCATCTTGAAAATGGAATAACCTACGCCATGAACACACTGGTAATAATCAAAAGTCGTACAGGTGGGTTTCCATGTCGCCGACCAAAAATCCCCCGTATCATCATCCCTGATGTACAGGTATTTCCCGCTTTCATCCTTTATTAAATCCTGTTCCCATCTTGTTAACCTGTTCAAATTCGAATTATAAGCCCAGCTGTATCCCCCTCCCGTCTGGGAGATTGTAAGGCCGTATGTCTTATTGCAGATAACATTCGCCCATGGTTTCGGGGTATCGGGCCTTTCTATAATATATTCCGACCCGTCATCGCTAAAATAACCGTACTTGTTTTTGCTCTTCATTCATAATCTCCTGTTTTGCAATAAGTTATACATTATATATAAATCATAAATTGAGCATAATCCGTCGAAAAAAATACTGAAATTTTCGCAAATCATAACTTAAAGAAGATAAGAAGTCAAGAAAACTAAAACCATAGCGGTAAGTTTTTAAGGGGGGGCACATCCCGTTAAAGAAACGGTTTTAGAACCGTCTCTCTAACGGGGTAAAACTCATTGACATAAAAGAAATGTTATTATATTATTCAACGTCATATCGGTGGCGGGTATCGCTCAGTTTCCGCTGAAGGCGGATTCGCCTCTGGCAGGGTTAGTGCGCATAACTGTGGACTATACCGCTCATTTGCCATATTAGGCCTTTTAGTGTAGTATATAAGCATGCTAGAAAAAAAATGCATAGTATGCGGTAAAAAAATATTTATCAAAAATTACCATGCGAAAAAGGGCTGGGGCAAGTATTGTTCTAAAAAGTGCCAGGGTAAATCGCAGATAAACGGAAAATTGCTTAATTGCGATTATTGCGGCAAAAAGATTTATCGTACACCAAAAGATTTTGCCCGGTCAAAAAGCAAGAAGTTCTTTTGTTCTGTGAAATGTCATTGCTCGTGGGAAAACAAAAATAGCCGCTGTGGTGAAAATGCGCCTAACTGGGTATCGGGACAATCGGTCTATAGGCGGCTCTTAAAAAGATATGGTAAAGCGGAAAAGTGCCGCAGATGCGGCATAACAGATAGAAGAATTTTAGTTGTTCATCATAAAGATTCCAACAGAAAAAACAATAAGCCGGAAAATTTAGAGTGGCTTTGCAGAAATTGTCATTGTATCGTTCATTTAATCTAAAATATCGATGGTGGCTATAGTGTAGTGGTTAGCACAACAGACTGTGGCTCTGTTTGTACGGGTTCGAATCCCGTTAGCCACCCCAATTTCTGTTTTGGGGAAAATTGGCCTTAGTGCTTTGATTTGCGATTGAATTGAAATGAGCAAATCAACGGAGGACGGAAACCTCTTCGCCATCCGCAACTTATTTATTGGATTTAATCCGCAGAAAAAGATAAGATATTATGGTTATGAACAGACAGAAACGCAAAGAAACACAGGTTTCCAAAATGGCCGGACTGACACCCGGCGCTCTCATACATATAGGCGAACAGAAAACAGAACATATAAAAATAACCGTCATCGACTACAATGAATCCCAATTCCAGGAATTCGAGACTAAAGATGTTGATGAGTGTTTCAAACTCAGAAACAAACCCACGGTGACATGGATAAACGTAGACGGACTTCATAAAATCGAAGTCATTGAAAAACTGGGAAACTGTTTTGAATTCCACCCTCTCCTGATGGAAGATATTTTAAATACTTCCCAGCGCCCGAAATTCGAGGATTTCGGCAATTATGTCTACCTCACACTGAAAATGCTTGATATAAACAAGAAAGACGCTTCCATTGAATCCGAGCAGATAAGCATAATCATCGGCAAAAATTTCGTCCTCACTTTTCAGGAGAAAGAAGGGGATGTCTTTAACCTTATAAGAGACCGCCTGCGCCACGCAAAAGGCCGCATAAGAAAACAGGGCCCGGATTACCTGGCTTATTCACTGCTTGACGCCATAGTGGATAATTATTTTGTGATATTGGAAAATGTAGGAGACAGAATTTCCGTTATCGAAGACAAAGTAATCGACGACCCTCCCCAGCACACGCTGAAAACCGTAAATACATTAAAGCAGGACCTTATAGCCATCAGGAAATCCATCTGGCCCCTGAGGGATACCATAAGCGGAATCCAGCGCTCCGAAAATACTTTAATACACAAGAACTCTTCAATCTTTTTCAGGGACGTTTACGACCATACCGTTCAGATAATAGACAACATAGAGACTTACAGGGATGTCGTATCAAGCATGATCAGCCTTTATCTTACATCCCTGAGCAACAAGATGAACGAAGTAATGAAAGTTTTGACCATAATAGCGACTATATTTATACCGTTGACATTCGTTGCGGGCGTCTACGGCATGAACTTCAAATATATGCCTGAGCTGGAATCCCCTCTGGGTTATCCCGTAATCGTCATATCTATGGGGATTATCGCTGTTGTAATGCTTATTTTCTTCAAGAAAAAGAAGTGGCTGTAAAGCTTTTCACTGTTCCATCTGGTCCATAAGTTCACGGTTGTGTTCATCGTAAATCTTCTGTACGCGCTCTTTCTGTTTTTTTACGTAAGGAAGCTTCTGTATTGCCGGTTCTTCGGGATTTCCCCTGTCCGCAGTCTCCTCTATCTGCTCCTCAAAGAATGTATTAACTTCGCCGCCTGCCAGCTTTTCCTTGTCCTGGGCTGGCACAGAGCAGCCGCCGGCCGCGACCGCTGCCATTGCCAACGCAAAAACGGAAAAACTAGCGCATTTTTTTAATGGCTTCATTTGCCGCGCTCCTTTCCGCTTCCTTCTTTGAAAAACCGTTCCCTTTCCCCATGCTTTCTCCCTCAACCAAAACTTCGACGGTATATTTTCTCTTATGCTCGGGACCGAGTTCCTCAACTACATTATAAACCGGCAGGCTGTTATATCTTGACTGGGTTATTTCCTGGAGTTTATTCTTTGCGCTGTATTTATCGGATACACCTGTTTTTTTTATGCGGCCCTTAAACGTCCCTTCTATCCATTTTTCGGCGGATTCATACCCTCCGTCCATATAAATGGCGGCAATCAGCGCTTCAAATACATTTGCCAGATTTGATTCTTTTTCCCTGCCGCCGCTTTTCTCCTCTCCCTTGCCGATTATCAAAAAACTTCCCATATCCATACCTGACGCGATTTCCGCAAGGACTTTTCTGGAAACGATAAATGATTTTAAAAAAGACAGTTTTCCTTCATCTATATCGGGAAACTTTTTATAAAGCAGGAACGATATTACACATCCCAGGACCGAGTCGCCCAAAAATTCAAGCCGTTCGTTGCATTCAGGGGCCTCATCGAGATTTTCATTCCGGAAGGATTTATGGACTAAGGATGTAAACAGCAAGGACTTGTCCTTAAAACGGTAACCTATTTTCTTTTGAATATTAATGTAGTCCGGTTTTCTCACTGTATTTATCTAATTTTTGATTCCATATCGGTAACGGCATCATTTTCAGAACCGAAAATATCAAAAATCGTGTCGAAACGCGCAATAGAAAAGATACTTGAAATATTCCGGTTCAGGCAGCATATATTCACACTGCCGCCTTCAAATTTGACCTTTTTATCAAGAGCCACCAGTATACTTAAATAAGAACTTGAAAGGTACTGGACATTGGAAAAATCAATTATCAGATGTATTTTGCCTTCTTCAGCCGTTTTAAGCAGGTATTCCTTAATATTATCCGCCAATACCGGGTCTGTAAGACGCTGCGCCAGGAAATGCACGATATCGACATTTCCCCTTTTTTCAATAACAAATATTTTTTCCATTCCCGAAGTCATATAGGTATTTTTATTATTATATATATTTATTAAAGACTGTTCAAGCCATTATAAAATTCTAATATGTCACATTCTGAGGGTCATTCCCCGACATCACATCGCCAAGATTGGTAATATCGCGCCCCATGCCTTTTGTTGTCTCGCATCCGCTGAACATCACCAGCGCGGACACTGCCAGCAACACCGCAGCAACTATTCTCATTGTCTCCTCCCTGAATATTAATATTCCGTTTCCGGAAGATTAAATGTTTTTGTTATCCGGTTCAACTTTTTTCTTTCTGCGCCAAAAAGCCTTTATTTTATCCTGCACAAAGCGATACCCTTCCCTGCCCGACATAAAAATACCCGCCAGCAAAAGAAGCCACGATACCCCGTATATCACAAAACAGATTGCGCCTGTAAAATACCTTTTAGCGGACATGAAAGCAATGCCTGCGACCAGAACAGGAACCCCTAAAAAATAGGATGCCGTTATTATAATAACACCGATAACAAACTTTTTACCCTTTAAATTATTTTTCAAAACTCATAGCCCCCGTATAATATTCCATGAAATCCTTATCTTCCGCCAGTTTTATTCTTTTCACCTTCGCCGCAAAAGATTCGAGTTTCGACATGCTGACTCCCCCGGCGACAACATCCAGCATGCTTTTAAGCACTAAATTATCCATAGCTTTCACTTTGCGGAATTCAGGTGATATTATACCTGTAGCATAAAAATCATCAACGGATACATTGCTTCCGAAAGCGCCGGAAACAAGGATTTCGGCAAAATCACCGTAACCGGCTTTTATTTTTTTAAGAATCAGGCTTATGCCGGCCGCGATAGCGGCTTTGGCATCCTGGAACATTCTTATATCTTTCTGGTTTATCGAAATATCATCCGTGATTTCTATCCTGTCTTTTTCGCCGGCAATTCTGCCTGTTCTGTCGATAAGTCCTTTTTTCAGGAATTCCGCTACGGCGCTCAGATACCCCGTTCCGCAAATCCCGACAGGCTTTAAATGCCCCATAGATGACACTGTAAAATTAAACCGGGATTCCCGGGAAAGGGCTTTGTTGTCCGCAGGTTTAAAGCGGATATCCCGGACCGCTCCTTCCAGCATGGGAAAACCGCAGCTCATACCCAAACCCTCAAAAGCCGGTCCGGCTGAAGCTGATGCGGCAAAGTATTTGCCGCCGTAATAAACAATTATCTCGGCATTAGTCCCTATATCTATCAAAATCACATTTTTATTTTTATAGTATTTCCTTAAATAGAGGCATCCGGCAAGCGCGTCCGCCCCGACAAACCCCCCGATTACAGGCAACACCGAAACAGACCCAAGCCGGAAAAAATCACCACTCTTTATTTTTTTTGACTTCCGGTTCGCGCAGTTAAAAGGAACAGCCGAAAGCCCTTTCAGCGACTCTTCCTTTAAAAGCGCTGTGATAAAACTGTTTCCCGCTATAAGCCCGCGCCTGATGCCCGAAGAGACCTTTCCCGAAGAAATCAAAGCTTCTTTCAAGACATTATTTATCCCTTCTATAAGCAGGTTTCTCAGAAAAGTATAATTATTTGCGCTTTCCATGGCAAAACCGATTCTGCCTATGATATCCGTGGATATTTTTATCTGGGGATTGGCAACTGAAAATACCGGGCCCGCATTGCCGGCGCCGTCCGCCAGCATAGCTTTAACGGTCGATGAACCGGCATCGATTACCGCAAACTCAACAGTTTTGCCATCAGGGCGGCTTTCGGTAAAGCGGACTTTTCTGCTTCCAATCGTATTTTCATGGGGTATGTAGACTTCAACACCGCTTTGCGGAACCATTTTACAGGCAAGTCTCCATCCCTGTTTAAGTTCGGCTTTATCTATTTTTTCTTTATCCTGTATCGTGATTTTCTGTTTCCCTGATATTATTTTTACCCTGCACTTTCCGCATATTCCGCCGCCGCCGCAGGGAAAAATCATACCCAGATCATTGCGCAAAAGGATATCCCTGAATGTTTCTCCAGAGTAAAAACTATACCTGCCGCCGTTAATCTTAATCTGTCTTTTCTTTTTCATCATTGGCATTCCGGCAGAGCCGAAAAACTGAATTATATTTTTCCGCTCCTGGAAAGAGAAATGAACTTCATACAAAACTCATCTTTTCCCAGTAATGCTTCCTGCGCCGCTATAAGGCCCATAAGCTCCTTATCAAGAGGATCGCAAATCGCCGAATCCATACCCAGCGTCATCATCGCGGCGAGGAAAGCGCGGTTTATCAGTTTTCTGTTAGGCAAACCAAAAGAAACATTGCTTAAACCGCAAATCAAATGGACATCGGGAAAATCAGACCTGAATTTCCTTACAAAACTGAATATCTCGGTCAAACCGTTCATACTGGTGCTCAAAGGCTGGACCATAGGATCAATAAATACCGAGCCATGCTCTATACCCTTATCTGTCAGGCGGGTGATAATCTTATCGGCAACTTTCATCCTGCTTTCCGCGTCAACGGGAAGGTTCCCGTCTTCTATAAGCAGACCTATCACAGGGCATTTGAACTCCTGCGCTACAGGAATAAGCCCGCTGAACCTTTCTTTTTCCAGTGATATCGAATTTATCAAAACGGGGCCTTTTATAATATCAAGGGCGGCTTCAACTACCTTAGGGTCGGGGCTGTCTATGCTCAGGGGAATTTTTACATTGCCCGAAACCGAATCAACAACCCATGCCATATCTTCAGCTTCCGTTTTAATGAACGTTCCCACATTTATGTCTATATAATGAGCTCCGGCGCTTTCCTGGATTTTTGCCAGGTCCAGAATAAACTGCCGGTCCCTGTTCCTGACAGCGTCCGCGACGACTTTCCTGCTGGTATTTATTTTTTCGCCAACGATAATCATAACAATAATCCTTTCAATAATTCCTGTATCCCATTTTCATGCAGGCCATATATTCTTGTCAAGGGATCTGTATTGGACAGCTTCCGCAATATGCCTGCCTGTAATGCCGGGCGATTCATCCATATCGGCTATGGTCCTTGCTATCTTCTTTATCTTATCGTAAGCCCTGGCAGAAAGACAAAGATTATCCATCGCTCTGTTTAACAGTTCCTCAGCTTCTTTTTCGATGAGGCAATGTTTTTTTATCTGCCTCGAATTCATCTGCGCGTTACAGTGTATTTTGCCGGATCCGAATCTTGATTTCTGGATTTTCCGGGTTTTCTCAATCCTGGATTTGATATAAGATGAAGGCTCTGCGGATTTTTTCGATGCGATATCCTTGAATTTCACCGCCGGCACTTCTATATGAATATCGATCCTGTCCATCAGCGGCCCGGATATTTTAGATATATATCTCTGTATCTGCAGGGGGGTGCATCTGCATTCTCTCTCCGGGTCCGTAAAATACCCGCAGGGACATGGATTCATCGCGGCAATCAACATATAATTTGCGGGGAAAGTAACGGTTGTTTTAACACGCGAAACAGTAACCTCCCTGTCTTCAAGCGGCTGCCTCAGCACTTCCAGCACATTTCTTTTGAATTCAGGCAGTTCGTCCAGAAATAAAACTCCGTTATGCGC includes these proteins:
- the rnc gene encoding ribonuclease III, whose translation is MRKPDYINIQKKIGYRFKDKSLLFTSLVHKSFRNENLDEAPECNERLEFLGDSVLGCVISFLLYKKFPDIDEGKLSFLKSFIVSRKVLAEIASGMDMGSFLIIGKGEEKSGGREKESNLANVFEALIAAIYMDGGYESAEKWIEGTFKGRIKKTGVSDKYSAKNKLQEITQSRYNSLPVYNVVEELGPEHKRKYTVEVLVEGESMGKGNGFSKKEAERSAANEAIKKMR
- a CDS encoding ASKHA domain-containing protein encodes the protein MMKKKRQIKINGGRYSFYSGETFRDILLRNDLGMIFPCGGGGICGKCRVKIISGKQKITIQDKEKIDKAELKQGWRLACKMVPQSGVEVYIPHENTIGSRKVRFTESRPDGKTVEFAVIDAGSSTVKAMLADGAGNAGPVFSVANPQIKISTDIIGRIGFAMESANNYTFLRNLLIEGINNVLKEALISSGKVSSGIRRGLIAGNSFITALLKEESLKGLSAVPFNCANRKSKKIKSGDFFRLGSVSVLPVIGGFVGADALAGCLYLRKYYKNKNVILIDIGTNAEIIVYYGGKYFAASASAGPAFEGLGMSCGFPMLEGAVRDIRFKPADNKALSRESRFNFTVSSMGHLKPVGICGTGYLSAVAEFLKKGLIDRTGRIAGEKDRIEITDDISINQKDIRMFQDAKAAIAAGISLILKKIKAGYGDFAEILVSGAFGSNVSVDDFYATGIISPEFRKVKAMDNLVLKSMLDVVAGGVSMSKLESFAAKVKRIKLAEDKDFMEYYTGAMSFEK
- a CDS encoding entericidin EcnA/B family protein, which translates into the protein MRIVAAVLLAVSALVMFSGCETTKGMGRDITNLGDVMSGNDPQNVTY
- a CDS encoding HNH endonuclease, with amino-acid sequence MLEKKCIVCGKKIFIKNYHAKKGWGKYCSKKCQGKSQINGKLLNCDYCGKKIYRTPKDFARSKSKKFFCSVKCHCSWENKNSRCGENAPNWVSGQSVYRRLLKRYGKAEKCRRCGITDRRILVVHHKDSNRKNNKPENLEWLCRNCHCIVHLI
- a CDS encoding glycosyl transferase family 36, encoding MKSKNKYGYFSDDGSEYIIERPDTPKPWANVICNKTYGLTISQTGGGYSWAYNSNLNRLTRWEQDLIKDESGKYLYIRDDDTGDFWSATWKPTCTTFDYYQCVHGVGYSIFKMEKCSIYSEMRVFVPKGDNCEIWIVKLHNKANSARKISLISYVEWLTGAWPDCHREFHKLFQETKFDNSSKVLTVKKRLGGISEDEAPWNTTWNYVGYHTASVVSGYEGDKEEFIGMYGNVMAPKAVKEGRLSKTTGKWNDSIASIMSKIEMKPNETKEIVFVLGLEKSEGEISKTVKKYINPKKAHKALGAVCDFWKKLMSPVEIKTPDDNMNIMTNIWLKYQAISARIWGRAAYYQSSGAYGFRDQLQDSQIFLPLEPEETKERILDHARHQFSEGTVYHWWNTLENKGPKSEFSDDLLWLPFVTVNYLKETADFSILKKSEPFVDSGRASLYEHCLRAIKKSLSRMSKRGLPLIGEGDWNDGLSSCGDKWKGESVWMGHFLFGVLNEFAAVAKMAKDKKTADMLLRNAAKLKKAVNKYGWDGKWYWRATTDSRHILGSSNEKCGKIFLNAQTWAIINGIEDDKKRRKSMLSSMEKYLYREFGPILFHPAYDVPNPKIGYLTRYAPGVRENGGLYTHAGVWAIQAECAARRPDMAYRLYNSFNPIRRGENPDLYKCEPYVTPGNVDGPDSENFGKGGWTWYTGSAAWYYRIACEWILGVRPAYEGLVIDPCIPSTWKNFEIKRKFRGATYHIRIRNPKGSYQGVKSLIVDGKEVAGNIIKPFKDKKTHEILAILI
- a CDS encoding STAS domain-containing protein; this encodes MEKIFVIEKRGNVDIVHFLAQRLTDPVLADNIKEYLLKTAEEGKIHLIIDFSNVQYLSSSYLSILVALDKKVKFEGGSVNICCLNRNISSIFSIARFDTIFDIFGSENDAVTDMESKIR
- a CDS encoding DEAD/DEAH box helicase family protein, with protein sequence MKYAAPETLILPQVTEYIRNVITDTDGNEVFFICRPGTEGKIEEAVEVARGNKISVPAVLSMLRPGDVVLHNHPSGNLTPSAEDINVASRIADGANGFYITDNSVGKIYVVVKAFVPDKIKLISAGELISFFNAGGSIASKLDNYEYRKEQVEMVKFVSGCFNEAKIGLVEAGTGTGKSFAYLLPAIVWSLLNNERVVISTNTINLQEQLFYKDIPHLSRMTGMKFKWCLVKGRTNYLCLRKCDSAKKEMKLISEHGEKELADIFKWAETTADGSKSDLDFVPKDSLWEMFQCEADQCLRIKCPHYGKCFFYRSRNRAAYSNLIVVNHHILMTDIVLRKTTENYKTSLVLPNFKNIIIDEAHHIEDVATSNMGIEISRFRVSKIFGRLLRHGGRKSGLVVFIKKTLSSMPDGGKRKKTGIVEHIQKTLIKDIGRTEKEIKFLFEELNKIFRNFFKSSSETEKLRINHDVLNTDFWIDSAVPLMRELCAKLLAAGDMLKNLFDMIESEGLAKSGSMTSPLIELKSIAARIRAIVDDFRSFMGDSDENCRWVEFKTSRKSDFYLKFCSSPIIVADILKEYVYDKYNTIILTSATLSVNRGFDFIKGRLGINLVNERQSECLLLESPFDYKKQVFFGLPSGIPEPKSPDYTEMLRNTVCDAVRVSEGRALILFTSYNMLETIWALVKDDIENSGYKVLKQGEKNRYRLLEAFKKDTGSVLLATESFWEGIDVKGETLSLLVITRLPFKVPTEPVLLSRSEYISMSGGDSFSEYSLPLAVIKFRQGFGRLIRHRDDRGAVLVLDRRIISKRYGKVFLDSLPDIDVNIDAAKKLFTKMRKLLLK
- a CDS encoding inositol monophosphatase, producing the protein MLETAIKAAKKAGKLQLQSFGKKIIVDEELRFDTKLALDKESERIIVDTIFSEFPKHSILAEESGTTDNASDYTWIIDPLDGTANFSRNIPQFCVSIALLHKSEKILGVVFDPVRDELFHAEKGKGAFLNGEKIKTRQTGKTNELFVVCGFMKSEETIKKGLVIFNSLITRVKKIRIMGAAALDLCWLAAGRFDIYFEYGIMDWDIAAGELILKEAGGDIKADALGNNSYNVTATNGKIKPGEFPSII
- the corA gene encoding magnesium/cobalt transporter CorA; this translates as MNRQKRKETQVSKMAGLTPGALIHIGEQKTEHIKITVIDYNESQFQEFETKDVDECFKLRNKPTVTWINVDGLHKIEVIEKLGNCFEFHPLLMEDILNTSQRPKFEDFGNYVYLTLKMLDINKKDASIESEQISIIIGKNFVLTFQEKEGDVFNLIRDRLRHAKGRIRKQGPDYLAYSLLDAIVDNYFVILENVGDRISVIEDKVIDDPPQHTLKTVNTLKQDLIAIRKSIWPLRDTISGIQRSENTLIHKNSSIFFRDVYDHTVQIIDNIETYRDVVSSMISLYLTSLSNKMNEVMKVLTIIATIFIPLTFVAGVYGMNFKYMPELESPLGYPVIVISMGIIAVVMLIFFKKKKWL